In Longimicrobiaceae bacterium, a single window of DNA contains:
- a CDS encoding beta-propeller fold lactonase family protein, whose translation MKAWCILALAALPLAACDDTTSFTNTNNGAVFTMNNAASANYVIVFSRANDGTLTRMDSVATGGLGSGPHPVFGTDPLESQDAVILTGDNRLLFVVNAGSNQVTSFRVSGTGSLTRVSTVGSGGQFPVSLATSGSLLYVVNAMGGGSISGFRIGADGTLTPLAGSTRALSGAATPGPGSIRISPDGQNVVVTEKPTNRLDVYGLNVDGIPSSGPTFVASPGPTPFGADFDPSGRYVLSIGNIGPNRAAVPDGSSAGSLTFSSTGAATVISASVPTTETAACWVQITPDGQFAYTTNTGSGSITGFRIGSTGALTRLTTDGMTGVTGAGTQPLDMAYANGYLYALTAGDRGIHTFRVAGDGSLTAVPTANLTGIFPVSVTGLAAF comes from the coding sequence ATGAAAGCGTGGTGCATTCTCGCCCTGGCGGCCCTGCCGCTGGCGGCGTGCGACGACACGACCAGCTTTACCAACACCAACAACGGCGCCGTGTTCACCATGAACAACGCGGCGAGCGCGAACTACGTCATCGTCTTCTCGCGCGCGAACGACGGGACGCTCACGCGCATGGACTCGGTGGCTACCGGCGGGCTGGGCAGCGGGCCGCACCCGGTGTTCGGAACCGACCCGCTGGAGTCGCAGGACGCGGTGATCCTCACCGGCGACAACCGCCTGCTCTTCGTGGTCAACGCGGGCAGCAACCAGGTGACGTCGTTCCGCGTGAGCGGGACCGGGTCGCTCACGCGCGTGAGCACGGTCGGCTCGGGCGGGCAGTTCCCCGTGAGCCTGGCGACCAGCGGCAGCCTGCTGTACGTGGTGAACGCGATGGGCGGCGGCAGCATCAGCGGCTTCCGCATCGGCGCGGACGGCACGCTCACTCCGCTGGCCGGCTCCACGCGCGCGCTGAGCGGCGCGGCCACGCCCGGCCCCGGCTCCATCCGCATCAGCCCAGACGGCCAGAACGTCGTGGTCACCGAGAAGCCGACGAACCGCCTGGACGTCTACGGCCTGAACGTGGACGGCATCCCCTCGTCCGGCCCCACGTTCGTCGCCTCGCCCGGACCCACGCCGTTCGGCGCGGACTTCGACCCCAGCGGCCGCTACGTGCTCTCCATCGGCAACATCGGCCCCAACCGGGCCGCGGTGCCCGACGGCAGCTCGGCCGGCTCGCTCACCTTCAGCAGCACGGGCGCGGCCACCGTCATCAGCGCCTCGGTGCCCACCACCGAGACGGCCGCGTGCTGGGTGCAGATCACGCCCGACGGGCAGTTCGCGTACACCACCAACACCGGCAGCGGCTCCATCACCGGCTTCCGCATCGGGTCCACGGGCGCGCTCACCCGCCTCACGACGGACGGCATGACGGGCGTCACGGGCGCGGGCACCCAGCCGCTGGACATGGCGTACGCCAACGGCTACCTGTACGCGCTGACCGCCGGCGACCGCGGCATCCACACCTTCCGCGTGGCAGGCGACGGCTCGCTGACGGCGGTGCCCACGGCGAACCTGACCGGCATCTTTCCGGTCAGCGTCACCGGCCTCGCCGCGTTCTGA
- a CDS encoding aromatic ring-hydroxylating dioxygenase subunit alpha, producing MRRLHWRRMHRLPSPESTSPVPVRDIFVDPQIERAETLPGEVYTDPAYYALQREKVFARSWQIVTGADRVRASGHLLPVTLLEGCLDEPLVLSCGDDQRVRCLSNVCTHRGTVLVEGECHARGMRCRYHGRRFDLDGAFVSMPEFEGVQGFPTPADDLRRLPLERWGPLAFTALDPAVPFAEWIGPVMDRVGWLPLDRAVFDPASSRDYHIRANWALYCDNYLEEFHIPYVHNASLSGALDYSTYRTELYPWCNLQLGTTRSPADAFRLPAGHPDEGTLVAAWYWWLFPNLMLNFYPWGLSVNVVQPVGPERTKVSFLSYVWDESRRGEGAGAGLHRVEMEDEEVVEAVQKGVRSRIYHRGRYSPRREVGTHHFHRLLSEAMRG from the coding sequence ATGCGGCGCCTACATTGGCGGCGGATGCACCGCCTTCCATCTCCCGAATCCACATCGCCCGTGCCCGTCCGCGACATCTTCGTCGACCCGCAGATCGAGCGCGCCGAGACGCTGCCCGGCGAGGTCTACACCGACCCGGCATACTACGCGTTGCAACGCGAGAAGGTGTTCGCGCGAAGCTGGCAGATCGTGACCGGCGCGGACCGGGTGCGCGCGTCCGGCCACCTGCTGCCGGTGACGCTGCTGGAAGGCTGCCTGGACGAGCCGCTGGTGCTGTCGTGCGGCGACGACCAGCGGGTGCGCTGCCTCTCCAACGTGTGCACCCACCGCGGCACCGTGCTGGTGGAGGGCGAGTGCCACGCGCGCGGCATGCGCTGCCGCTACCACGGGCGCCGCTTCGACCTGGACGGCGCGTTCGTGAGCATGCCCGAGTTCGAGGGCGTGCAGGGCTTCCCCACCCCGGCCGACGACCTGCGCCGCCTTCCGCTGGAGCGCTGGGGCCCGCTCGCCTTCACCGCGCTGGACCCCGCGGTGCCGTTCGCGGAGTGGATCGGGCCGGTGATGGACCGCGTGGGATGGCTGCCGCTGGACCGCGCCGTCTTCGACCCGGCGAGCTCGCGCGACTACCACATCCGCGCGAACTGGGCGCTGTACTGCGACAACTACCTGGAAGAGTTCCACATCCCGTACGTCCACAACGCCAGCCTGTCCGGCGCGCTGGACTATTCCACGTACCGCACCGAGCTGTACCCCTGGTGCAACCTGCAGCTGGGCACCACGCGCTCCCCCGCAGACGCGTTCCGCCTGCCGGCCGGCCACCCGGACGAGGGCACGCTGGTCGCCGCGTGGTACTGGTGGCTCTTCCCCAACCTGATGCTCAACTTCTACCCGTGGGGCCTGTCGGTGAACGTGGTGCAGCCGGTGGGGCCGGAGCGCACCAAGGTCTCGTTCCTGTCGTACGTGTGGGACGAGTCGCGCCGCGGCGAGGGCGCGGGCGCCGGCCTGCACCGCGTGGAGATGGAGGACGAGGAGGTCGTGGAGGCCGTGCAGAAGGGCGTCCGCTCGCGCATCTACCACCGCGGCCGCTACTCCCCGCGCCGCGAGGTCGGCACCCACCACTTCCACCGCCTGCTGTCGGAAGCCATGCGCGGCTGA
- a CDS encoding APC family permease, with amino-acid sequence MSVPDAVPASAAPLDPDAQTASAAASEASSTADLLRRGRLLRVLGVSFGLAVGLGNTIGAGILRTPGEVAARLPSTTLYMAVWIAGGVYALLGAISVAELGTMIPKSGGQYVFARRALGPYAGFVVGWSDWISTAGSCAAVAVVIGEYLAALVPALAGWGTGMAIAAILACAALQWRGVLAAGRAQEATSLLKAVALLGLVAACFAWSGPRPVAAALPVPSGFPLLIAVVIALQGVIYTYDGWTGVVYFGGEVADPARDVPRAIFGGVISIAAIYLLINAALLHVLPLPAMAGAKLAAGDAARAVFGARGDTIIRVLLIVALVSCLNALVLMAPRVLYAISADGLFTSRATIVNRGGTPTVALLASTAVAVVFAATGAFDRIIAVLSFFFVANYVLTFASVFVLRRREPDTPRPYRAWGYPWTTGAALVGSLAFLAGAVAGDTRNSLYTLAVLAASWPVYRLSARLTGGTGAD; translated from the coding sequence TTGAGCGTACCCGACGCAGTCCCGGCGTCCGCGGCGCCTCTCGATCCCGACGCGCAAACGGCGTCCGCCGCCGCATCCGAAGCCTCCTCCACGGCGGATTTGCTCCGGCGCGGGCGGCTGCTGCGCGTGCTGGGCGTGAGCTTCGGGCTGGCAGTGGGCCTGGGCAACACCATCGGCGCGGGAATTCTGCGCACCCCGGGCGAGGTCGCCGCGCGGCTTCCCAGCACGACGCTGTACATGGCGGTGTGGATCGCGGGCGGCGTGTACGCGCTGCTCGGCGCCATCTCCGTGGCCGAGCTTGGGACCATGATCCCCAAGTCCGGCGGCCAGTACGTGTTCGCGCGGCGGGCGCTGGGGCCGTACGCCGGCTTCGTGGTGGGATGGAGCGACTGGATCTCGACCGCGGGGAGCTGCGCCGCGGTGGCCGTGGTCATCGGCGAGTACCTGGCCGCGCTGGTGCCCGCGCTTGCCGGGTGGGGAACGGGGATGGCCATCGCGGCGATCCTCGCGTGCGCGGCGCTCCAGTGGCGCGGCGTGCTGGCGGCCGGGCGCGCGCAGGAGGCGACGAGCCTGCTCAAGGCGGTCGCGCTCCTGGGCCTGGTGGCGGCGTGCTTCGCGTGGAGCGGCCCGCGCCCGGTCGCCGCCGCGCTGCCGGTGCCCTCCGGCTTCCCGCTGCTCATCGCTGTCGTGATCGCCCTGCAAGGCGTGATCTACACCTACGACGGCTGGACCGGCGTCGTCTACTTCGGCGGCGAGGTGGCCGACCCGGCGCGCGACGTGCCGCGGGCCATCTTCGGCGGGGTGATCTCCATCGCCGCCATCTACCTGCTGATCAACGCCGCGCTCCTGCACGTGCTGCCGCTCCCCGCCATGGCGGGCGCCAAGCTCGCCGCGGGCGATGCGGCCCGCGCGGTCTTCGGCGCCCGCGGCGACACCATCATCCGCGTGCTGCTGATCGTGGCGCTGGTGTCGTGCCTCAACGCGCTGGTGCTGATGGCGCCGCGCGTCCTCTACGCCATCAGCGCGGACGGGCTCTTCACCTCGCGCGCGACTATCGTCAACCGCGGCGGCACGCCCACCGTGGCGCTGCTTGCGAGCACGGCCGTCGCGGTCGTCTTCGCGGCCACGGGCGCATTCGACCGCATCATCGCGGTCCTGTCGTTCTTCTTCGTGGCGAACTACGTCCTCACCTTCGCCTCGGTCTTCGTGCTCCGCCGCCGCGAGCCGGACACTCCGCGTCCGTATCGCGCCTGGGGCTACCCGTGGACGACGGGTGCCGCGCTCGTGGGCTCGCTCGCGTTCCTCGCCGGTGCCGTCGCGGGCGACACCCGCAACAGCCTCTACACCCTGGCCGTCCTCGCCGCCAGCTGGCCCGTCTACCGCCTCTCCGCGCGCCTCACCGGCGGCACCGGCGCGGACTGA
- a CDS encoding type II toxin-antitoxin system VapB family antitoxin: protein MPITLDDDTERLARELAAITGESVEEAITVAVRERLDRVRASQALNDRIADI from the coding sequence ATGCCCATCACCCTTGACGACGACACGGAACGGCTCGCCAGAGAGCTGGCTGCAATCACGGGGGAGAGTGTTGAGGAAGCGATAACCGTCGCGGTCCGTGAGCGCCTCGACCGTGTTCGGGCGAGCCAGGCACTCAACGACCGAATCGCCGATATTTAG
- a CDS encoding co-chaperone GroES family protein, whose protein sequence is MSREVILVGDKVLVRPEEESGKTASGLYLPQGVAEKEAVASGHVVNVGPGYATSDSSDGEAWSGSSARTEVRYLPLQAQKGDLALFLRRNAVEVEIDGSQYLIVPHGAILLLIRDRLPLP, encoded by the coding sequence ATGAGCCGGGAAGTCATTCTGGTCGGGGACAAGGTCCTCGTGCGGCCGGAGGAAGAGAGCGGCAAGACCGCGTCGGGGCTGTACCTGCCGCAGGGCGTGGCGGAGAAGGAAGCCGTGGCGTCCGGCCACGTCGTGAACGTCGGCCCGGGCTACGCCACATCGGACTCGTCAGACGGCGAGGCGTGGTCGGGCTCCAGCGCGCGGACCGAGGTGCGCTACCTGCCGCTCCAGGCGCAGAAGGGCGACCTGGCCCTCTTCCTCCGCCGCAACGCGGTGGAGGTGGAGATCGACGGCAGCCAGTACCTGATCGTCCCGCACGGCGCCATCCTCCTCCTCATCCGCGACCGCCTGCCACTGCCGTAG